A window of the Isosphaera pallida ATCC 43644 genome harbors these coding sequences:
- the nadD gene encoding nicotinate-nucleotide adenylyltransferase — MRLGVFGGTFDPIHLGHLILAEMARVECALDRVWFVPAGEPPHKLGEATATGRDRADMVRLAIAGHEQFELCDLDLKRPGPHFTVDLLDLIRERQPQADLFFLVGADSLLELPTWRQPEKLVRQAQLIVVNRPGLDLNPWESPAVRQLFADAGVAQPLSVTIPPIGLASRDLRADLARGKSIRYRVPRAVEMLIQERRLYQPSVPGAAPLPEAPGDLED, encoded by the coding sequence ATGAGACTGGGGGTCTTCGGCGGCACCTTCGACCCGATTCACTTGGGCCATTTGATCCTGGCTGAAATGGCCCGAGTGGAATGCGCGCTGGATCGGGTCTGGTTCGTTCCGGCGGGTGAACCGCCTCACAAGCTTGGCGAAGCGACGGCGACAGGACGGGATCGGGCCGACATGGTTCGTCTGGCGATCGCCGGTCACGAGCAGTTTGAGTTATGCGACCTGGACCTCAAACGACCCGGCCCCCACTTCACGGTCGATCTGCTTGACCTGATTCGGGAACGGCAACCACAAGCCGACCTGTTCTTTCTGGTCGGGGCCGATAGCCTTTTGGAACTGCCCACCTGGCGACAGCCAGAGAAGCTGGTGCGTCAGGCGCAGTTGATCGTGGTGAATCGTCCAGGGCTGGATCTCAACCCCTGGGAGTCGCCCGCGGTGCGGCAACTATTCGCCGACGCCGGAGTCGCTCAACCACTCTCGGTGACGATTCCACCGATTGGCCTGGCGTCGCGCGACTTGCGGGCCGACTTGGCGCGGGGCAAAAGCATACGCTACCGCGTTCCCCGCGCCGTGGAGATGTTGATTCAAGAACGACGGCTTTATCAACCATCGGTTCCCGGCGCGGCTCCGCTTCCCGAGGCACCCGGCGACTTGGAGGATTGA
- a CDS encoding L-serine ammonia-lyase, with protein MSLSVFDLFKIGIGPSSSHTVGPMRAAGLFLDRLAQGGWVERVARVETVLYGSLALTGKGHATDKAVILGLLGEEPDRVDPDGADALVERVRLDKCLLLGRARGWDRPLPFHEEEDLRFEGRQSLPGHPNALRLTARDACGDLLDQAVFYSVGGGFVVADPDNPPIGRVNGSQGHLRLFEGERSDSAAVPIPFDFSSARRLLEIGREHHLSIAQIMWANETARRPAEEVRAGLDRIWETMTRCIERGCRQEGILPGGLGVRRRAAILRRQLEQRTAEAERLNQPLDPLTVLDWVNLFALAVNEENAAGGRVVTAPTNGAAGVIPAVIAYYERFIPNANRAGIHDFLLTAAAIGALYKKNASLSAAEMGCQGEVGVACSMAAAGLAAVLGGDNNQIENAAEIGMEHHLGMTCDPIGGLVQIPCIERNTMGAAKAINAARLALSGDGVHYVPLDKVIATMKQTGLDMQAKYKETSLGGLAVNLVEC; from the coding sequence ATGTCCTTGAGCGTGTTCGACCTGTTCAAAATCGGCATTGGTCCGTCTAGTTCTCATACGGTGGGACCAATGCGAGCAGCCGGCTTGTTCCTTGACCGCTTAGCCCAAGGCGGTTGGGTCGAGCGGGTCGCTCGGGTGGAAACGGTGTTGTATGGATCGCTCGCCCTCACCGGCAAGGGACACGCCACGGACAAGGCGGTGATCCTGGGTCTGCTGGGCGAGGAGCCGGATCGGGTCGATCCCGACGGAGCCGACGCCCTTGTGGAGCGGGTTCGTCTCGACAAATGCCTCCTCTTGGGGCGAGCCCGGGGGTGGGATCGCCCGCTGCCATTCCACGAGGAGGAGGATCTTCGCTTCGAGGGCCGCCAAAGTCTGCCGGGCCATCCCAACGCGTTGCGGCTGACTGCGCGGGACGCCTGCGGCGACCTTTTGGATCAGGCGGTGTTCTACTCGGTGGGCGGCGGGTTTGTGGTGGCCGACCCCGACAACCCGCCCATTGGTCGGGTCAACGGCTCGCAAGGGCACCTTCGGCTCTTTGAGGGCGAACGGAGCGATTCGGCGGCGGTTCCGATTCCCTTCGACTTCAGCTCGGCGCGTCGGTTGCTGGAAATAGGTCGGGAGCATCATCTCTCGATCGCGCAAATCATGTGGGCCAATGAAACCGCCCGCCGACCTGCCGAGGAGGTCCGAGCCGGTCTCGACCGGATTTGGGAGACCATGACGCGCTGCATTGAGCGGGGATGCCGCCAGGAGGGGATCTTGCCCGGCGGCCTGGGAGTGCGTCGACGAGCCGCGATCCTGCGTCGCCAACTGGAACAGCGGACCGCCGAAGCCGAACGCCTCAATCAGCCGCTGGATCCCCTGACCGTTCTGGACTGGGTCAACCTGTTCGCCCTGGCGGTCAACGAGGAGAACGCCGCCGGAGGCCGGGTCGTCACCGCGCCGACCAACGGAGCGGCGGGAGTCATTCCCGCGGTGATCGCCTACTACGAGCGTTTTATTCCCAACGCCAACCGCGCGGGCATTCATGACTTCTTGCTGACCGCCGCGGCAATCGGAGCGCTCTACAAGAAAAACGCCTCGCTCTCCGCGGCCGAGATGGGGTGTCAGGGCGAGGTAGGGGTAGCCTGCTCGATGGCCGCAGCTGGTTTGGCCGCCGTGCTGGGCGGCGACAACAACCAGATCGAGAACGCCGCCGAGATCGGAATGGAACATCATCTCGGCATGACGTGTGACCCCATCGGCGGCCTCGTGCAAATCCCCTGCATCGAACGCAACACGATGGGCGCGGCCAAGGCGATCAACGCCGCCCGGCTGGCTCTCAGCGGCGACGGCGTTCATTACGTTCCCCTCGACAAGGTGATCGCCACCATGAAACAAACCGGCCTGGATATGCAAGCGAAATATAAAGAAACCTCGCTGGGCGGCCTAGCGGTCAATCTCGTCGAGTGCTGA
- a CDS encoding fused MFS/spermidine synthase: MKRALPYGLTFFASVCIMILELVASRLVAKHVGSSLSVWTSVIGIILGGICLGNVLGGKLADAKAPRKVVGPLFGLGALLTISVLWVNGLVGQAPWLDDMAWQLRTVVVVTVVFLVPATLLGMIGPVNAKIAVQEARRAGTAMGDIYSLGALGSILGTFLAGFYLMYYAGISTIVNLIAAALMIPAAFLIGSGLVTVMGLTSVVLLGVGAGVSLAHLNGFALPLEVPYLVVDGAELNLATLGGHAVALIVGLISLIQIIAAPTPAAYAAQLRAQAIEAGVEPEPIDSTLADEELLNQPELRGQVVGGSMELSGDLGMKSGPPPVKLGDLAALSFVASFAFMAFEMVAGRMTQRHLGSSIYTWTSIIGVLLAGLSLGNWLGGKLADRISRESIAGWLLALGSALVLTVVLLDSPPLWLYEKIRKTFPQVGWSDTPSSLMRLPIQLTTVPGTEIPLAWQYRILGVVTLVFFLPSVMLGTISPVCAKLAVDRAKGSGRTGRSIGAVYAWGMVGSIVGTFLTGFFLIDWMGTRGVMLLLAALMALWGTIMGGLTQAVWSGVPIGLFLIAILPYEPITKQAVSWGLREPRGFIQLGLDDDQLEQLRANFRQQVEEYDPADPKSVRPVADPELINDRFYVDQKTGKPVLTQGSNDSKAYVDESAYYYIKVDSEVQQDGAVFRTLVLDNLIHGYYKLDHPEHLEYDYEFLYAQIAHRALEAKAKAARIDPSNSAAFKDLESRALYLGGGAYTFPRYMRHHYPRIEADIAEIDPAVTKANRLALGLSQADEDHIKTIFGDARQYVEKNKGRNDLKYDLIFGDAFNDFSVPWHLTTREFNEKLAQMMSDDGIYMINIIDIFHSDQLAVLDALTQRLREIAQKAVAKISSPEQAQDPLVLNRDKNDRRWARLVADDLLSECRQLASDAAVGQALNLIPDGQSLSEERRQRIRRDAADDLDQVFAQLRFLAQSKAQLDTFDPLEFPSNPQSEEVQPLLEVVRASLDRRTDSMFDQGVPTEDWRSRRLLMVEVFKALLASVPSLEAELPRLKAKALREAATKGGFLSSWVRTARLTFPHLAVFGTHSRPGVGLRETFVVVASKRPLDLEDLGRRTNDPKFNQGGEPFEPQPYDQATLDALDRRAAGIILTDDYAPVENLLAPTAASRGD, from the coding sequence ATGAAACGCGCGTTGCCGTATGGTTTGACCTTCTTCGCCAGCGTCTGCATTATGATTTTGGAGTTGGTGGCCAGCCGCCTGGTCGCCAAGCATGTCGGCTCGTCGTTGAGCGTGTGGACCAGCGTCATCGGCATCATCCTGGGCGGCATCTGCCTGGGCAACGTGCTGGGCGGTAAATTGGCCGACGCCAAGGCTCCCCGCAAGGTGGTCGGTCCTCTGTTTGGTTTGGGGGCGCTGTTGACCATCTCGGTGTTGTGGGTCAACGGTCTGGTCGGCCAAGCCCCCTGGCTGGACGACATGGCCTGGCAACTACGGACCGTGGTGGTGGTCACCGTGGTGTTTCTGGTTCCGGCCACCCTGTTGGGGATGATCGGCCCGGTCAACGCCAAGATCGCCGTGCAGGAAGCCCGACGCGCCGGCACCGCGATGGGCGACATCTACTCGCTGGGGGCGCTGGGCTCGATCCTGGGCACCTTCCTGGCCGGGTTCTATTTGATGTACTACGCCGGGATCTCCACCATCGTCAACCTGATTGCCGCAGCGCTGATGATTCCCGCCGCCTTTTTGATTGGCAGCGGACTAGTCACAGTGATGGGGTTGACTTCGGTCGTGTTGCTCGGGGTGGGGGCCGGGGTCTCGTTGGCTCACCTCAATGGGTTTGCCCTGCCGCTGGAAGTGCCCTATCTGGTGGTCGATGGAGCCGAATTGAATTTGGCGACGCTGGGTGGTCACGCCGTGGCGTTGATCGTTGGCCTGATTTCGCTCATCCAAATCATTGCGGCCCCCACCCCCGCCGCCTACGCCGCCCAACTCCGCGCCCAAGCCATCGAGGCCGGAGTCGAGCCCGAACCGATCGACTCGACCCTCGCCGACGAAGAGCTGCTCAACCAGCCCGAGCTGCGTGGCCAGGTGGTGGGCGGCTCAATGGAACTCTCCGGCGATCTCGGCATGAAATCCGGGCCCCCGCCGGTCAAGCTGGGCGATCTGGCAGCGCTTTCGTTCGTGGCGAGCTTCGCCTTCATGGCCTTCGAGATGGTCGCCGGCCGGATGACCCAGCGCCATTTAGGTTCGAGCATCTACACCTGGACTAGCATTATCGGCGTGTTGCTCGCCGGTTTGTCGCTGGGCAATTGGTTGGGCGGCAAACTCGCCGACCGAATCAGCCGCGAATCCATCGCCGGTTGGCTGCTGGCGTTGGGCTCGGCATTGGTCTTGACGGTGGTGTTACTCGACTCGCCACCCCTCTGGTTATATGAAAAGATCAGGAAAACTTTTCCTCAAGTCGGTTGGTCCGACACCCCCTCCTCGCTGATGCGGCTGCCAATCCAGCTGACCACCGTGCCCGGCACCGAGATTCCCCTGGCCTGGCAGTACCGAATTCTGGGCGTGGTCACTCTGGTGTTCTTTCTGCCTTCGGTGATGCTGGGTACCATTAGCCCAGTGTGCGCCAAGCTGGCGGTGGATCGGGCCAAAGGCAGCGGACGCACCGGACGCTCAATTGGCGCGGTCTACGCCTGGGGGATGGTCGGGTCAATCGTGGGCACCTTCTTGACCGGCTTTTTTCTGATCGACTGGATGGGTACGCGGGGGGTCATGTTGTTGCTCGCCGCCCTCATGGCGCTTTGGGGCACCATCATGGGAGGGCTGACCCAAGCGGTCTGGTCAGGCGTGCCGATTGGTCTGTTCCTGATCGCCATCCTCCCATACGAGCCAATCACCAAGCAAGCAGTCTCGTGGGGTCTGCGCGAACCCCGCGGCTTTATCCAACTTGGACTCGACGACGACCAACTCGAACAACTCCGCGCCAACTTCCGCCAACAGGTGGAGGAGTACGATCCCGCTGATCCCAAATCGGTCCGCCCAGTGGCCGACCCTGAACTTATCAATGATCGATTCTATGTGGATCAAAAAACCGGGAAACCCGTATTGACTCAGGGAAGCAACGACTCCAAGGCGTATGTGGACGAGAGCGCCTATTATTACATCAAGGTCGATTCCGAAGTTCAGCAAGACGGCGCGGTCTTTCGCACCCTGGTGCTAGACAATCTGATTCATGGCTACTACAAACTCGACCATCCCGAGCATTTGGAATACGACTACGAATTCCTTTACGCTCAGATCGCCCACCGCGCCCTTGAAGCCAAAGCCAAGGCTGCGCGAATCGATCCTTCCAATTCGGCGGCCTTCAAGGACCTGGAAAGCCGCGCCTTGTATCTGGGGGGGGGAGCCTACACCTTCCCCCGCTACATGAGGCACCACTACCCGCGGATTGAAGCTGATATCGCCGAAATCGACCCCGCGGTCACCAAAGCCAACCGCCTGGCGCTGGGGCTGTCCCAAGCCGACGAGGACCATATCAAGACCATCTTCGGCGATGCCCGGCAATATGTGGAAAAGAACAAAGGTCGAAATGATCTCAAATATGACCTGATCTTCGGCGACGCCTTCAACGACTTCTCCGTCCCCTGGCACCTGACCACCCGCGAATTCAACGAAAAGCTCGCCCAAATGATGAGCGATGATGGAATCTACATGATTAATATCATCGACATCTTTCACTCTGACCAACTGGCGGTCCTGGACGCCCTGACCCAGCGTCTTCGAGAGATAGCCCAAAAAGCGGTGGCCAAGATCTCCTCTCCCGAACAGGCCCAGGACCCACTGGTCCTCAACCGGGACAAAAACGATCGCCGGTGGGCGCGATTGGTGGCCGACGACCTGTTGTCCGAATGTCGTCAACTCGCGTCCGACGCCGCGGTCGGCCAAGCATTGAATCTCATCCCCGATGGTCAAAGCTTAAGCGAGGAGCGTCGTCAACGGATTCGTCGGGACGCCGCCGATGACCTTGATCAGGTGTTCGCCCAGCTGCGCTTCCTGGCTCAATCCAAGGCCCAACTCGACACCTTCGACCCGCTGGAATTTCCATCGAATCCCCAGTCCGAGGAGGTCCAGCCCTTGCTCGAAGTCGTTCGCGCTAGTCTGGATCGCCGAACCGACTCGATGTTCGACCAGGGGGTCCCTACCGAGGATTGGCGGTCGCGCCGCCTTTTGATGGTCGAGGTTTTCAAGGCGTTGTTGGCGTCGGTGCCGTCTCTGGAGGCCGAACTGCCCCGTCTCAAGGCCAAGGCGTTGCGCGAAGCGGCGACTAAGGGCGGTTTTCTGTCCTCCTGGGTCCGAACAGCGCGTCTGACCTTTCCCCACCTTGCGGTGTTTGGCACCCATTCTCGTCCTGGCGTCGGCTTGCGGGAAACCTTCGTGGTGGTTGCCTCCAAGCGTCCGCTGGACCTGGAGGACTTGGGACGACGAACCAACGACCCCAAGTTCAATCAGGGCGGCGAACCCTTCGAGCCTCAACCTTACGACCAAGCCACCCTCGACGCCCTGGACCGACGCGCTGCGGGAATCATCCTCACCGATGATTACGCCCCGGTTGAGAATCTGTTGGCTCCCACCGCTGCCTCCCGAGGCGATTAG
- a CDS encoding TolB family protein, giving the protein MNYSKIKQLLVGLALSLMVWTGGTPSGRAEDRWEGPGVRHTFDGLEKFRPVWSADGRRLIYASMEPDGGSIHLCQLQVDHPFDATRRQPKRLFPDRDDPEFQAVPSPQSQSPWLAVTRVTRSGTQGDLDLVAFDLTSNPPRSRGIMGNVEGRLSHQEWPNWSADGSKLVFASTHEGNQEIHWIAWSDDPDAPDSQPHRVTRHPGIDTQPCWTPDGQRIVFVTDRWGGLELAITDLEGHRVERLTRQPGIDDSPDVSPDGRWIAFTTFREGMAEVFVMGIDGSNPRNLSRNPEGHDMHPRWTPDGRGVTFCTQRQGRWELVTLAVPTN; this is encoded by the coding sequence ATGAATTATTCTAAAATCAAACAGCTTCTGGTAGGCCTGGCGCTGAGTTTGATGGTTTGGACTGGAGGAACGCCGTCGGGTCGGGCGGAGGATCGTTGGGAGGGGCCGGGAGTGCGACACACCTTCGACGGCCTCGAGAAGTTCCGTCCGGTGTGGTCCGCCGACGGTCGGCGGTTGATTTACGCCTCAATGGAGCCCGACGGCGGTTCGATTCATCTCTGCCAACTCCAGGTCGATCATCCCTTCGACGCGACGCGCAGGCAGCCGAAACGCCTTTTCCCAGACCGCGACGACCCCGAGTTTCAAGCGGTTCCCTCGCCCCAGAGTCAGAGCCCGTGGTTGGCGGTGACCCGGGTCACCCGTTCGGGAACCCAGGGCGACCTCGACTTGGTGGCGTTTGACCTGACGTCCAATCCGCCTCGATCCCGCGGGATTATGGGGAATGTGGAGGGCCGCTTGTCGCACCAGGAGTGGCCCAACTGGTCGGCCGATGGATCGAAATTGGTATTCGCATCGACTCATGAGGGCAATCAGGAAATCCACTGGATCGCCTGGAGCGACGACCCCGACGCTCCGGATTCCCAACCGCACAGGGTAACCCGACACCCTGGCATCGACACCCAACCCTGCTGGACTCCTGACGGCCAACGGATCGTTTTCGTAACCGATCGTTGGGGAGGGTTGGAGTTAGCGATCACCGATCTTGAGGGCCATCGCGTCGAACGGCTCACCCGGCAACCCGGCATTGACGACTCGCCCGACGTGTCGCCTGACGGTCGATGGATCGCCTTCACAACCTTCCGCGAGGGAATGGCTGAGGTCTTCGTCATGGGCATCGACGGGTCGAACCCGAGGAACCTTTCACGCAACCCCGAAGGGCACGACATGCACCCAAGATGGACTCCCGACGGTCGCGGTGTGACCTTTTGCACGCAGCGCCAGGGGCGTTGGGAGCTTGTGACCCTCGCCGTGCCGACCAATTGA
- a CDS encoding FAD-dependent oxidoreductase, translating to MKLVIVGGVAGGASAAARARRLDETAQIVLLERGPDISFANCGLPYHIGGEITDRSKLLVTTPERLRERFRIDVRTRSNVIKIDRKAKTVRVHDLETGREYDEAYDKLILSPGAAPIRPNLPGTDLPGIYTLRNLEDLDRIMDRLRANVDRAVVIGAGYIGLEVTENLVKRGIETSLVELADQVMPPLDPEMTAPIVETLIRHGVSLHLSESAESFETVEGTGPNGVGVKLKSGLMVAADLVLIGVGVRPDTALAAEAGLELNPRGGIRVNQHMVTSDPDILAVGDAVEVIDFVTGQPSQIPLAGPANRQGRIAADVVFGRMSRYRGTQGTSIVRVFDKCAGCTGASEKLLKRLGRPYLTAVVHPLNHAGYFPGAETMTLKITYEPETGKLLGAQAVGGAGVDKRIDVLAMAIQAGMTVFDLEEAELAYAPQFGSAKDPVNMVGFVAAGRLRGEHPQISLDQLEAELNATHTAPFLLDVRTPAEFSLGSIPGAVNIPIDVLRDRLAEVPADHPIVAYCQVGIRGLLATRILNQHGRTAVNLSGGYTSYAQRRTVRDAIKRPI from the coding sequence ATGAAACTGGTCATTGTCGGTGGGGTGGCTGGCGGCGCGTCGGCAGCGGCCCGCGCGCGTCGGCTCGACGAAACAGCTCAGATTGTGCTGCTAGAACGCGGTCCCGACATCTCCTTTGCCAACTGCGGCTTGCCCTACCACATCGGCGGCGAAATCACCGACCGCTCCAAACTGCTGGTCACCACGCCCGAACGGTTGCGTGAGCGGTTTCGTATCGACGTGCGAACTCGTTCCAACGTGATCAAAATCGACCGCAAGGCCAAGACAGTTCGGGTCCACGACCTGGAGACCGGGCGCGAATACGACGAAGCCTACGATAAGCTGATCCTTTCGCCCGGAGCCGCCCCGATCCGGCCCAACCTGCCGGGCACCGATCTGCCGGGGATATATACCCTACGCAACCTCGAAGACCTTGACCGCATCATGGACCGCTTGCGCGCCAATGTCGATCGGGCGGTGGTCATCGGCGCTGGCTACATCGGTTTGGAGGTGACCGAAAACCTGGTCAAACGCGGCATCGAGACCAGTCTGGTCGAATTGGCCGATCAAGTCATGCCGCCGCTTGACCCGGAAATGACCGCTCCTATTGTCGAGACCCTGATCCGTCACGGCGTCTCGCTCCATCTCTCCGAAAGCGCCGAGAGCTTCGAGACGGTCGAGGGAACCGGCCCCAACGGCGTCGGCGTCAAGCTCAAGTCGGGCCTCATGGTGGCCGCCGACCTGGTTTTAATCGGCGTGGGGGTGCGTCCCGACACCGCCTTGGCGGCCGAGGCTGGTCTGGAGTTGAATCCACGGGGCGGCATCCGCGTCAACCAGCACATGGTCACGTCGGACCCCGACATTCTTGCGGTGGGGGACGCCGTGGAAGTGATCGACTTCGTGACCGGCCAACCCAGTCAGATTCCCCTGGCCGGGCCGGCCAACCGTCAGGGACGAATCGCCGCCGACGTGGTGTTTGGCAGAATGTCCCGCTACCGGGGCACCCAGGGGACCTCGATCGTGCGGGTCTTCGACAAGTGCGCCGGCTGTACCGGAGCCTCGGAGAAACTGCTCAAACGGTTGGGTCGCCCTTACCTGACCGCGGTGGTCCACCCGCTCAACCACGCCGGCTACTTCCCTGGGGCCGAGACGATGACCCTCAAAATCACCTACGAACCAGAGACTGGCAAGCTGCTGGGCGCTCAGGCAGTCGGTGGCGCGGGGGTCGATAAAAGGATTGATGTGCTGGCAATGGCGATCCAAGCCGGAATGACCGTGTTCGACTTGGAGGAGGCGGAACTCGCTTACGCGCCTCAGTTCGGCTCGGCCAAAGATCCGGTCAACATGGTCGGCTTCGTCGCCGCCGGACGACTCCGCGGCGAACACCCCCAAATCTCCCTTGACCAGCTGGAGGCCGAACTCAACGCCACCCACACGGCTCCATTCCTGCTGGATGTGCGCACTCCCGCCGAATTCTCTCTTGGATCGATCCCCGGCGCGGTGAACATCCCGATTGACGTGTTGCGCGATCGTCTGGCCGAGGTGCCCGCCGATCATCCAATCGTGGCGTATTGCCAGGTGGGAATTCGCGGCCTGCTGGCCACTCGCATCCTCAACCAACACGGTCGAACAGCGGTCAACCTGTCGGGAGGCTACACCAGTTACGCTCAACGCCGCACCGTCCGCGACGCGATCAAACGTCCAATCTAA
- a CDS encoding calcium/sodium antiporter, translating into MLANLAGQSLWLLTGLVVLVGGGELLVRGAAALALRLRIPPLIVGLTVVAFGTSAPELFVTVEACRKGSTEIAVGNVVGSNICNILLILGLSGMAAPLLIDRETQMRQLPIMVVATLAFLAMVWDGAITQLEGGLLCGGLVAYIVLSLMLARSARKASLAEGDEVVATRFGPPIHLAMIAGGLVCLVIGADLMVDAAVQIAKEIGVNQVVIGLTIVAVGTSLPELATSITAALKKQREISVGNVVGSNIFNLLGVLGIAAVVSPVEIPIPSVSFEVDMPFLIGSTLLSIPFLFFRNQLSRLEGLTLFLWYVAFVSLLVGKARFPEVESITLAAIPYVLTPLTLIVLVKEVILHRRDLKLARAEEELTENGKPTL; encoded by the coding sequence GTGTTGGCAAACCTAGCGGGACAGAGTCTGTGGCTGCTGACGGGACTGGTGGTGTTGGTGGGGGGGGGCGAGTTGTTGGTCCGGGGAGCGGCCGCGTTGGCGCTGAGGTTGCGCATTCCTCCCTTGATCGTCGGTTTGACGGTGGTCGCCTTCGGCACCAGCGCGCCGGAACTGTTCGTGACGGTTGAAGCCTGCCGCAAAGGGTCCACCGAAATCGCCGTGGGCAATGTGGTGGGCAGCAATATTTGCAATATTTTGCTAATCTTGGGGCTCTCGGGGATGGCCGCGCCGTTGTTGATCGACCGCGAGACCCAGATGCGGCAGCTCCCGATCATGGTCGTGGCCACCCTAGCGTTTTTGGCGATGGTCTGGGACGGCGCGATCACCCAGCTGGAAGGAGGCTTGCTCTGCGGCGGCCTGGTGGCCTACATCGTTCTGAGCTTGATGTTGGCCCGCTCAGCCCGCAAGGCGTCGCTGGCCGAGGGGGACGAGGTGGTGGCGACCCGGTTTGGACCCCCGATCCATCTGGCCATGATCGCCGGGGGATTGGTTTGTTTGGTGATCGGGGCCGATCTGATGGTGGACGCGGCCGTGCAAATCGCCAAGGAGATCGGGGTCAACCAAGTGGTCATCGGCTTGACGATCGTAGCGGTCGGCACCTCGCTGCCCGAACTTGCCACCTCGATCACCGCGGCGCTCAAGAAACAGCGGGAAATCTCAGTGGGCAACGTGGTGGGCAGTAACATTTTCAACCTGCTTGGCGTTCTTGGGATCGCGGCGGTCGTTTCGCCGGTCGAGATTCCGATTCCGTCGGTCTCCTTTGAGGTCGATATGCCCTTCCTAATCGGATCCACCCTGCTCAGCATCCCCTTCCTGTTTTTCCGCAACCAACTCAGTCGCCTGGAAGGGTTGACCTTGTTCCTCTGGTATGTCGCCTTCGTCAGCTTGTTGGTGGGGAAAGCCCGCTTTCCCGAAGTGGAATCCATCACGTTGGCCGCGATCCCTTACGTTCTAACCCCGTTGACCCTGATCGTTCTCGTCAAAGAAGTGATCCTCCACCGTCGCGACCTCAAGCTCGCTCGGGCCGAGGAGGAGTTGACCGAAAATGGCAAGCCGACTCTCTGA
- a CDS encoding methylated-DNA--[protein]-cysteine S-methyltransferase, with translation MNRLNHILVANDSGDHPARSCLTRTRRAMTWAGWIRDFSSPLGLLRLHVNPAGSALVRVAFGEEPCPEPSDPPQPARRLLDRTEAQLTAYFAGELREFTLPLHPVGTEFQRLVWRALVTIPYGSILSYAELAARIGRPGACRAVGAANRRNPLVLVLPCHRVVGSNGALVGYSGGLDRKARLLDHERTLLNQVANRES, from the coding sequence ATGAATAGACTCAATCATATTCTAGTCGCCAACGACTCCGGCGACCACCCCGCCCGTTCCTGCTTGACGCGGACTCGGCGAGCCATGACGTGGGCGGGTTGGATTCGAGACTTCTCCAGTCCGTTGGGACTCCTGCGCCTTCACGTGAATCCCGCCGGATCCGCCCTGGTGCGGGTCGCTTTCGGGGAGGAACCCTGTCCCGAACCGAGCGACCCGCCCCAACCGGCCCGTCGCTTATTGGACCGGACCGAAGCGCAGCTGACGGCCTACTTCGCTGGCGAACTTCGTGAGTTCACCTTACCTCTCCATCCGGTCGGAACCGAGTTCCAACGGCTGGTCTGGAGGGCGTTGGTCACAATCCCGTATGGCTCGATCCTCTCTTACGCTGAACTCGCCGCGCGGATTGGTCGGCCAGGGGCCTGTCGCGCGGTGGGTGCGGCCAATCGCCGCAACCCGCTCGTTCTGGTGTTACCCTGTCATCGCGTCGTCGGATCGAATGGAGCCTTGGTGGGTTACTCGGGCGGACTCGATCGCAAAGCCCGATTGCTCGACCATGAACGAACCCTTCTCAACCAAGTCGCCAACAGGGAGTCGTGA